One Gloeothece verrucosa PCC 7822 DNA window includes the following coding sequences:
- the fmt gene encoding methionyl-tRNA formyltransferase, with the protein MRVVFFGTPEFAVPSLERLLQHADLEVIAVVTQPDKPQGRGKQLLPSPVKKLALDHNLPIWQPKRVKKSQATLTKLRETEADAFAVVAYGQILSPEILQMPKLACINVHGSILPQYRGAAPIQWSVYHGDTQTGITTMLMDEGMDTGAMLLKAYTPIGLLDNAVEVGVKLAQIGADLLVETLLKLAKGELEPEAQNSQAATYAPPIQKTDYFIDWTRQARQIHHQIRGFYPNCLTTFREQPLKILATAPLGEAYWSQLPPALQKLQAQWASLSSLAGSPGEVVSIIKKFGPVVQTGEGLLLLLQVQLAGKRPQSGQDFVNGTRLSVGEKLLTVF; encoded by the coding sequence ATGCGCGTAGTCTTTTTCGGAACTCCTGAATTTGCTGTACCCAGTTTAGAACGTCTGCTGCAACATGCGGACCTAGAGGTGATCGCTGTCGTTACCCAACCTGATAAACCTCAAGGAAGAGGAAAGCAATTGCTGCCTTCTCCGGTCAAAAAATTAGCCCTAGACCATAATCTTCCCATCTGGCAACCTAAACGGGTTAAAAAAAGTCAAGCTACCCTAACAAAACTTAGAGAAACTGAGGCGGATGCTTTTGCGGTGGTGGCCTATGGTCAAATTCTCTCGCCGGAAATTTTACAAATGCCTAAACTGGCTTGTATTAATGTTCATGGCTCAATTTTACCCCAATATCGAGGTGCCGCCCCGATTCAGTGGAGTGTCTATCATGGGGATACTCAAACCGGTATTACGACAATGCTGATGGATGAAGGAATGGACACCGGGGCGATGTTACTGAAAGCTTATACCCCCATAGGATTGTTAGACAATGCCGTTGAAGTTGGTGTTAAGCTTGCTCAAATAGGGGCAGATTTATTAGTAGAAACCTTACTCAAACTCGCAAAAGGAGAACTTGAACCCGAGGCGCAAAATTCACAAGCCGCAACCTATGCCCCCCCGATCCAAAAAACCGACTATTTTATAGATTGGACTCGTCAGGCGCGACAAATTCATCATCAAATCCGAGGATTTTATCCCAATTGTCTAACCACTTTTCGCGAACAACCCTTAAAAATTCTCGCTACTGCGCCGCTAGGAGAAGCCTATTGGTCACAACTTCCCCCGGCTCTGCAAAAACTCCAAGCCCAATGGGCAAGTTTATCATCTTTGGCAGGTAGTCCTGGGGAAGTAGTGAGTATTATTAAAAAATTCGGCCCAGTGGTGCAAACTGGTGAGGGACTGTTGTTGTTGTTACAAGTGCAATTAGCCGGCAAACGTCCTCAGTCAGGTCAAGATTTTGTTAATGGGACACGCTTATCAGTGGGAGAAAAATTGTTAACGGTTTTTTAA
- a CDS encoding protein jag translates to MRDQQIERGKEWLETLLELMGISTEVKVGEDIIESSQPSSCWLIVDHTQLSPEQTELLVGYRGEGIDAIQYLANTILNLGTESEEQQAFTVEINGYRLKRQAELLAWAKRVADQVRQTGQEVEMKSLSSAERRQIHTFLKDAEDLATESRGQEPDRRLVVRLR, encoded by the coding sequence ATGAGGGATCAGCAAATTGAAAGAGGAAAAGAATGGTTAGAAACCTTACTAGAACTAATGGGCATCTCAACGGAAGTTAAAGTTGGAGAAGATATTATCGAAAGCTCTCAACCGAGTTCTTGTTGGCTAATTGTAGATCATACCCAACTGAGTCCTGAACAAACTGAACTTTTAGTCGGGTATCGAGGAGAAGGTATAGATGCCATTCAATACTTAGCCAATACTATACTCAATTTGGGTACAGAGTCCGAAGAACAACAAGCCTTTACCGTTGAAATTAATGGCTACCGTCTTAAACGACAAGCTGAACTTTTGGCCTGGGCTAAACGAGTGGCTGATCAAGTGCGTCAAACCGGTCAAGAAGTGGAAATGAAATCCCTTTCTTCGGCTGAACGTCGCCAAATTCACACCTTTTTGAAAGATGCTGAAGACCTAGCCACCGAAAGCCGAGGACAAGAACCTGATCGCCGCTTGGTGGTGCGCCTCCGATAG
- a CDS encoding energy-coupling factor transporter transmembrane component T family protein has protein sequence MDLLRSLPIGLYLEKPVTWLHKLDPRVKLAWLMSFLAAPLLANPEWRLVLVGILLLLTAFAAIPTRVWRQQMGWLLALSILVFIITTLTPDGLATSSQPRFPSADLNLPQPTSYHYVVAHYVLLDKFTFTITRRSLELGIRVSTLIFTLIYSTNLYLLTTAPEEITAGLDELMSPLRRFKIPVTEIVLTLTLSLRFIPLVLEEVQNLARSIRTRAINWQKLGIKRSLQVWLMVVERLLDNLLMRAEQISIAMDIRGFTSANEHRVEWHLLRLGRGDWIAMGILMLFWWGRLTWGNGN, from the coding sequence ATGGATTTATTGCGTTCACTTCCCATCGGACTTTATCTAGAAAAACCGGTTACTTGGTTACATAAACTAGACCCTAGAGTAAAATTAGCCTGGTTAATGTCTTTTTTAGCCGCTCCTTTATTAGCGAATCCTGAATGGCGTTTAGTCTTGGTGGGAATCCTTTTATTATTAACCGCTTTTGCGGCTATTCCTACGCGAGTGTGGCGGCAACAGATGGGCTGGTTATTAGCTTTAAGTATTTTGGTTTTTATAATTACAACTCTAACTCCTGATGGGTTAGCCACTAGCTCTCAACCTCGTTTTCCATCCGCCGATTTAAACTTACCTCAACCTACATCCTATCACTATGTTGTTGCTCACTATGTTTTACTTGATAAATTTACGTTCACCATTACTCGCCGCTCTTTAGAATTGGGAATAAGAGTGAGTACCTTAATTTTTACCTTAATTTATAGTACCAATCTCTATCTATTAACCACTGCGCCAGAAGAGATTACTGCCGGATTAGATGAATTAATGAGTCCTCTACGGCGATTTAAAATTCCGGTCACAGAAATTGTTTTGACATTAACCCTTTCTCTCCGTTTTATTCCCTTAGTGCTAGAAGAAGTCCAAAATTTAGCGCGTTCAATTCGAACACGGGCGATTAATTGGCAAAAATTGGGAATTAAACGTAGTTTGCAGGTGTGGTTGATGGTGGTAGAACGATTATTAGATAATTTACTCATGCGGGCTGAACAAATTTCTATTGCTATGGATATTAGAGGCTTTACCAGTGCCAATGAGCATCGAGTCGAGTGGCATCTGTTACGCTTAGGTAGAGGAGACTGGATTGCTATGGGAATTCTAATGCTGTTTTGGTGGGGGCGCTTAACTTGGGGAAATGGAAATTAA
- the der gene encoding ribosome biogenesis GTPase Der: MPLPIVAIIGRPNVGKSTLVNRLAGDQQAIVHDEPGITRDRTYRPAFWQDRDFQVVDTGGLVFDDDTEFLPLIREQAMAALTEANAAIFVVDGQSGPTAGDQEIADWLRSQSVPVLLAVNKCESVEQGIIQASQFWELGLGEPYPISAIHGNGTGDLLDQLITYLPLSGEVPENDEIKVAIVGRPNVGKSSLLNAFTGQQRAIVSPISGTTRDTIDTIIERNGQHYRLIDTAGIRRKKNVEYGAEFFGINRAFKAIRRSDVVLFVVDALDGITDQDLKLAGRIIDEGRATILVVNKWDAVEKDSYTIYEYQKILGSRLYFMDWAEMIFVSALTGQRVEKILDLVDQAAESHRRRVSTAVINEVIQEAVSWHTPPTSRQGKQGKIYYGTQVKSQPPTITLFVNDPQRFNENYRRYIEHQFRQQLGFKGTPIRLIWRGKSAREVERTGNRATRV, from the coding sequence ATGCCTCTTCCTATAGTTGCTATTATTGGTCGTCCTAATGTAGGGAAATCGACCTTGGTTAATCGTCTGGCCGGAGATCAACAGGCGATCGTTCACGATGAACCGGGGATTACCCGCGATCGCACTTACCGCCCCGCATTTTGGCAAGACCGTGACTTTCAAGTGGTGGATACCGGCGGGTTAGTGTTTGATGATGATACCGAATTTTTGCCCCTGATTCGAGAGCAAGCGATGGCGGCTTTAACGGAAGCGAACGCAGCCATTTTTGTCGTAGATGGACAAAGCGGACCCACCGCCGGAGACCAAGAAATTGCCGATTGGTTGCGTTCTCAATCCGTACCCGTTCTTTTAGCCGTTAATAAATGCGAATCGGTAGAACAAGGAATTATTCAAGCCTCTCAATTTTGGGAATTAGGACTAGGAGAACCTTACCCGATATCGGCTATTCATGGCAATGGAACAGGGGATTTATTAGATCAATTAATTACCTATTTACCTCTCAGTGGAGAGGTACCAGAAAACGACGAAATTAAAGTGGCAATTGTGGGCCGTCCTAATGTGGGTAAATCAAGTTTACTCAATGCCTTTACGGGACAACAACGGGCAATTGTTAGCCCCATTTCGGGAACAACTCGAGATACAATTGATACCATTATTGAGAGAAATGGGCAGCATTATCGCTTAATTGATACCGCCGGTATACGTCGCAAAAAAAATGTCGAATACGGAGCCGAATTTTTCGGCATTAATCGGGCTTTTAAAGCGATTCGCCGCTCAGATGTGGTTCTCTTTGTGGTGGATGCCCTCGATGGAATTACTGACCAAGATTTAAAATTAGCCGGACGGATTATTGATGAAGGACGAGCCACCATTTTAGTCGTTAATAAATGGGATGCTGTAGAAAAAGATTCTTATACCATTTATGAGTACCAAAAAATCTTAGGTTCCCGCTTGTATTTTATGGATTGGGCAGAAATGATTTTTGTCAGTGCCTTAACCGGTCAACGGGTAGAAAAAATCTTAGATTTAGTGGATCAAGCCGCCGAATCTCATCGTCGTCGGGTTAGTACCGCCGTGATTAATGAAGTCATTCAAGAAGCCGTCAGTTGGCATACACCCCCTACCAGTCGTCAAGGAAAACAGGGAAAAATTTATTATGGAACTCAGGTAAAAAGTCAGCCGCCAACGATTACCTTATTCGTGAATGACCCACAACGATTTAATGAGAATTATCGCCGTTATATTGAGCATCAATTTCGACAACAATTAGGATTTAAAGGTACACCTATCCGCCTGATATGGCGAGGGAAATCGGCTAGAGAAGTAGAAAGAACAGGAAATCGAGCAACGAGGGTTTAA
- a CDS encoding THUMP domain-containing class I SAM-dependent RNA methyltransferase, translating to MIYNYFATVAPSLEMIALQELEQLGAKEIMPEVSGIRFQGDKKLLYRVNLWARTIFRVLLPIAEVKSFNAEQLYKSVKKIDWENYLQPEQTLAIHCTGSNQHLNHSHFTALQIKNAIIDQQREKFGKRSSVDVQQPDLLINAHIYQNNCILSLDSSGESLHRRGYRAAMGLAPLKETLAAAMLELAQWTPQLALFDPLCGSGTLPLEAALKALNIAPGLFRQRFGFQSWLDFDQALWQDLLREAKESRTSILSAPIIGSDRCAQVIQQAYSNAQACGVSDQVQFIQRELSEVEAPASEGIIICNPPYGKRVGNPQELGSLYKQLGDIFKQRFKGWTAYLLTGNKELSKQVGLKTSRRIPLDNGGLPCTLLKYELY from the coding sequence ATGATTTATAATTACTTTGCCACTGTGGCTCCTTCGTTAGAAATGATCGCTCTACAAGAATTAGAACAACTGGGAGCTAAAGAAATTATGCCCGAGGTGAGCGGAATTCGTTTTCAAGGAGACAAAAAGTTACTCTATCGAGTTAATCTTTGGGCGAGAACTATTTTTAGAGTGTTGTTGCCTATTGCTGAGGTGAAAAGTTTTAATGCTGAACAACTTTACAAGAGTGTTAAAAAAATTGATTGGGAGAATTATTTACAGCCCGAGCAAACTTTAGCTATTCATTGTACCGGCAGCAATCAACATTTGAATCATTCTCATTTTACGGCTCTACAAATTAAAAATGCTATCATCGATCAACAGCGCGAGAAGTTTGGTAAACGGTCTAGTGTAGATGTTCAACAGCCGGATCTTTTAATTAATGCTCATATTTATCAAAATAATTGTATTCTCAGTTTAGATAGTTCGGGTGAGAGTTTACATCGTCGCGGCTATCGTGCGGCTATGGGGTTAGCTCCCCTAAAAGAAACCCTGGCGGCGGCTATGCTAGAACTGGCACAATGGACTCCTCAGTTAGCTTTGTTTGATCCTTTGTGTGGTTCGGGTACATTACCATTAGAAGCGGCTTTAAAAGCCTTGAATATTGCCCCCGGTTTATTTCGTCAACGCTTTGGCTTTCAAAGTTGGTTAGATTTTGATCAAGCGTTGTGGCAAGATTTACTGAGGGAAGCCAAGGAAAGCCGCACCTCGATTTTATCGGCTCCCATTATCGGTAGTGATCGTTGTGCCCAAGTCATTCAACAAGCTTATAGTAATGCTCAAGCTTGCGGCGTGAGTGATCAAGTTCAGTTTATTCAAAGGGAATTATCAGAAGTGGAAGCCCCTGCCAGTGAGGGAATTATTATTTGTAATCCTCCTTATGGTAAGCGCGTGGGGAATCCTCAAGAATTAGGGTCTTTATATAAGCAACTTGGGGATATTTTTAAACAGCGTTTTAAGGGTTGGACGGCTTATCTTCTGACTGGAAATAAAGAGTTATCTAAACAAGTTGGGCTGAAAACTTCTCGGCGGATTCCGCTTGATAATGGTGGCTTACCCTGTACTTTATTGAAATATGAATTGTATTAA
- a CDS encoding rhodanese-like domain-containing protein: MSVLAGIPIPRTLKAKSRIYDLKNRLDWGEPALTIIDVRDRKDYNISHITGAVSMPMNELVRRCLTSLELSRDIYIYGYTDEVTTEAAALLLEVGYINVTELEGGLAAWKAADFPVEGINIAIIA, from the coding sequence ATGAGTGTTTTAGCTGGAATACCTATTCCACGAACGTTGAAAGCGAAGTCTCGAATTTACGACTTAAAAAACCGTCTTGACTGGGGAGAACCTGCTTTAACCATCATTGATGTTAGAGACAGAAAAGACTATAACATTAGTCATATCACCGGGGCGGTATCTATGCCCATGAATGAACTGGTCAGGAGATGTTTAACCTCTCTCGAACTTAGCCGCGACATTTATATTTATGGCTATACCGATGAAGTCACTACTGAGGCCGCCGCTTTATTGCTTGAAGTTGGTTATATCAATGTTACAGAATTAGAAGGAGGTTTGGCTGCTTGGAAGGCAGCCGATTTCCCGGTAGAAGGAATTAACATCGCTATAATTGCCTAA
- the asnS gene encoding asparagine--tRNA ligase has product METRRIAEILKQAQPDETVTIGGWVRTKRELKGFAFMEVNDGSSMANLQVVLDPQVPSYDSLLQQINTGASVVVTGTLVPSPGKGQRIELKATSVTLYGEADPETYPLQKKRHSFEFLRTIAHLRGRTNTLGAVMRVRNACANAIHRFFQERGFLWVHTPIITANDCEGAGELFTVTNLDLKKLPRNEQQGIDFSQDFFGKRAYLTVSGQLEAEIMALAFQNVYTFGPTFRAENSNTSRHLAEFWMVEPEMAFCDLDGDQDLAEAFLKYIFKSVLDSCLEDMEFFNQRIDNTVLETAENIINNEFGRITYTEAIELLEKADRKFEYPVEWGIDLQSEHERYLAEELFKKPLIVTNYPKDIKAFYMRLNDDNKTVAAMDVLAPKIGEIIGGSQREERLNVLEERIKQMGMLPEDLWWYLDLRRFGTVPHAGFGLGFERVVQFMTGMGNIRDVIPFPRTPLSADF; this is encoded by the coding sequence TGGTTCTTCTATGGCGAATTTGCAAGTGGTTTTAGACCCACAAGTCCCCTCTTATGACAGTTTATTACAACAAATTAACACGGGGGCTTCTGTCGTCGTGACAGGCACTCTAGTCCCTTCCCCCGGAAAAGGACAACGCATAGAACTCAAAGCCACCTCAGTCACCCTCTACGGCGAAGCTGACCCCGAAACCTATCCTCTACAAAAAAAACGTCATTCCTTTGAATTTCTGCGAACGATCGCTCATCTTCGAGGACGTACCAATACCCTCGGGGCAGTTATGCGGGTTCGCAATGCTTGTGCTAATGCCATACATCGCTTTTTTCAAGAGAGAGGCTTTCTCTGGGTCCATACCCCCATTATTACCGCCAATGACTGTGAAGGGGCAGGAGAATTATTTACCGTAACCAATCTAGATTTAAAAAAACTCCCCCGCAACGAACAACAAGGGATTGATTTTAGTCAAGATTTTTTTGGTAAACGCGCCTATCTAACCGTTAGTGGTCAACTCGAAGCGGAAATTATGGCCCTGGCCTTTCAAAATGTTTATACCTTTGGCCCTACCTTTCGAGCAGAAAACTCGAATACTTCCCGCCATTTAGCTGAATTTTGGATGGTTGAGCCGGAAATGGCTTTTTGTGACTTAGATGGGGATCAAGACTTAGCAGAAGCTTTTCTTAAATACATTTTTAAATCTGTCCTCGATAGCTGCCTCGAGGATATGGAGTTTTTTAACCAACGTATTGATAATACGGTTTTAGAAACTGCTGAGAATATCATTAACAATGAATTTGGACGCATTACTTATACTGAAGCTATCGAATTACTCGAAAAAGCTGACCGTAAATTTGAGTATCCGGTCGAATGGGGCATTGATTTACAATCAGAACATGAACGATATTTAGCCGAAGAATTGTTTAAAAAGCCGCTCATTGTGACGAATTATCCTAAAGATATTAAGGCCTTTTATATGCGTCTCAATGATGATAATAAAACTGTAGCGGCGATGGATGTTTTAGCACCTAAAATTGGTGAAATTATTGGAGGTTCTCAACGGGAAGAACGCTTAAATGTCCTCGAAGAACGAATCAAACAAATGGGGATGTTGCCCGAGGATTTATGGTGGTATTTAGATCTGCGGCGTTTTGGTACGGTTCCTCATGCCGGTTTTGGTTTAGGGTTTGAACGAGTAGTCCAGTTTATGACCGGCATGGGCAATATCCGCGATGTGATTCCTTTCCCTCGCACTCCTTTAAGCGCAGACTTTTAA
- a CDS encoding PEP-CTERM sorting domain-containing protein (PEP-CTERM proteins occur, often in large numbers, in the proteomes of bacteria that also encode an exosortase, a predicted intramembrane cysteine proteinase. The presence of a PEP-CTERM domain at a protein's C-terminus predicts cleavage within the sorting domain, followed by covalent anchoring to some some component of the (usually Gram-negative) cell surface. Many PEP-CTERM proteins exhibit an unusual sequence composition that includes large numbers of potential glycosylation sites. Expression of one such protein has been shown restore the ability of a bacterium to form floc, a type of biofilm.): MLKFKYKLLTGIILTATFFCLAGVAEAVTFTFPSSLKGKKTAIFSQEGLSLTLSNATSDNNNLIDADVDGLLFDNPYNSMSALKIKFSESVTITSYTISYSNGQFAKGGQSLSIGSVPHLSTGLGTHDTDIFVNTNTFISLFESSGIMDVQGAFNISKITVTPTPVPEPSIILGLLSLSSVGFLGKRKG; encoded by the coding sequence ATGTTAAAGTTTAAATATAAATTGTTGACGGGCATAATTTTAACCGCTACTTTTTTCTGTTTAGCTGGTGTAGCTGAAGCGGTTACTTTTACTTTCCCCAGTTCTCTTAAGGGTAAAAAAACAGCAATTTTTTCCCAAGAAGGATTGTCTTTAACCCTTAGTAATGCCACGAGTGATAATAATAATTTAATTGATGCTGATGTGGATGGATTACTTTTCGACAATCCCTATAATAGTATGTCGGCTCTAAAGATTAAATTTAGTGAATCAGTAACCATCACATCTTATACGATTAGCTATTCCAACGGGCAATTTGCTAAGGGAGGACAGTCTCTTAGCATCGGTTCTGTCCCCCATCTTTCCACTGGTTTAGGAACTCATGATACTGATATTTTCGTTAATACCAACACATTTATAAGTTTGTTTGAAAGCTCAGGAATTATGGATGTCCAGGGCGCATTTAACATTTCTAAAATTACAGTTACACCAACACCTGTTCCTGAACCCTCAATAATTTTAGGATTACTCAGCTTGAGTTCGGTCGGTTTTTTGGGCAAAAGAAAAGGTTAA
- a CDS encoding 2'-5' RNA ligase family protein: MKPGTQLFFIALLPPDEVQQAANEIKHHFAEVYHSRAAFKSPPHITLQPPFEWATDNLTVLSEHLSEFAQNHAPIPLVLDGFAAFKPRVIFINVLKTPELLALQKNLSDYLESSLNIVHLPSKNRPFSPHLTVAYKDLTKANFYKAWPEFAERSLHFEFTVPQITLLIHQEKKWQIKQEFSLVISH; encoded by the coding sequence ATGAAGCCTGGAACACAATTATTTTTTATTGCTCTGTTGCCTCCTGATGAGGTACAACAAGCCGCTAATGAGATTAAACACCACTTCGCTGAGGTCTATCATAGTCGTGCCGCTTTCAAGTCTCCCCCTCATATTACTTTACAACCTCCCTTTGAGTGGGCAACAGATAATTTAACGGTACTAAGCGAACATTTATCCGAATTTGCTCAAAATCATGCCCCTATTCCCTTGGTTTTAGATGGCTTTGCCGCCTTTAAACCTCGGGTAATATTTATTAACGTGCTTAAAACTCCAGAATTGTTAGCACTACAAAAAAATTTAAGCGATTATCTGGAGTCATCTTTAAATATTGTCCATTTGCCCTCGAAAAATCGTCCTTTTTCCCCTCATCTTACGGTGGCTTACAAAGATTTAACTAAAGCGAATTTTTATAAGGCTTGGCCAGAATTTGCCGAACGTTCTCTACACTTTGAATTTACCGTTCCTCAAATCACTTTATTAATTCATCAAGAAAAAAAATGGCAGATTAAGCAAGAGTTTTCTTTAGTCATTAGTCATTAG
- a CDS encoding YciI family protein: MPWFVKIERGIVEKKTFDQYVPAHKAYVKNLIDKGHKAKTGYWGELGGGMLLFEANSLEEAQKIVKHDPLIENKCVEYEIHEWRIVVE; the protein is encoded by the coding sequence ATGCCTTGGTTTGTGAAAATAGAACGCGGAATCGTTGAAAAAAAGACGTTTGATCAATATGTGCCGGCTCATAAGGCTTACGTAAAAAATCTCATCGATAAAGGTCATAAAGCGAAAACCGGCTATTGGGGAGAATTAGGGGGCGGAATGTTGCTCTTTGAAGCAAATTCATTAGAAGAAGCACAAAAGATTGTCAAGCACGATCCTCTGATAGAAAATAAATGTGTTGAGTATGAAATCCATGAGTGGCGTATTGTTGTAGAATAG
- the yidC gene encoding membrane protein insertase YidC, protein MDFGVGFISTNIMLPILDFFYRIVPSYGFAIIALTLVIRFALYPLSAGQIRNMRKMRITQPLMKERQEEIQKRYKNDPQKQQEEMSKIMQEFGNPLAGCLPLLLQMPILFALFATLRGSPFSDINYTVDVQILPREQIERIEPQTFATKPQNIYISDGVHYPIAALLPGGNKLGVGDTTRVELQTPEGKALAQLATDAPETQLKPKYTVTKGAERLQVNEDGTITALAAGDATIQATIPGIAANTGFLFIEALGRVGAVNDDGSINWDILGMVLFFGISIYINQELSGSQTGASNAQQQQQAVNKITPVIFSAMFLFFPLPAGVLMYIVVANIFQTIQTVILMREPLPENLQKLVEQQEKTEKGREALPFEKRSKKKEKTSG, encoded by the coding sequence ATGGACTTTGGTGTCGGATTTATTTCTACAAATATCATGTTGCCGATCCTGGACTTTTTCTACAGGATTGTGCCTAGCTATGGTTTTGCGATTATTGCCTTAACCTTAGTAATTCGTTTTGCCTTATATCCTCTCAGCGCTGGACAAATCCGCAATATGAGAAAAATGCGGATTACTCAGCCTTTGATGAAAGAACGGCAAGAAGAAATCCAAAAACGTTATAAAAACGATCCTCAAAAACAACAAGAGGAAATGTCGAAGATCATGCAGGAGTTCGGCAACCCCTTAGCCGGTTGTTTACCCCTGCTGCTGCAAATGCCTATTCTGTTTGCTCTGTTTGCTACTTTACGGGGATCGCCGTTCTCGGATATCAACTACACAGTGGACGTACAGATCCTGCCCCGCGAGCAGATTGAACGCATTGAACCTCAAACCTTTGCCACCAAACCCCAAAATATTTACATCAGCGATGGTGTTCATTATCCTATTGCTGCCCTCTTGCCTGGGGGAAATAAGTTAGGAGTTGGTGACACAACAAGGGTGGAGCTTCAAACCCCTGAAGGCAAAGCATTAGCTCAATTAGCCACTGATGCCCCAGAAACCCAACTGAAGCCCAAGTATACAGTTACTAAAGGCGCAGAACGGTTACAAGTAAACGAAGATGGAACAATTACAGCCTTAGCAGCCGGAGATGCCACCATTCAGGCTACTATCCCAGGCATTGCGGCTAATACCGGTTTCCTCTTTATTGAAGCTTTGGGAAGAGTGGGCGCTGTCAACGATGATGGCTCCATCAATTGGGATATCCTTGGAATGGTTCTGTTTTTTGGTATAAGCATTTATATCAACCAGGAATTATCCGGTTCTCAAACTGGAGCCTCTAATGCACAGCAACAACAACAGGCCGTTAATAAAATCACCCCGGTTATTTTCAGTGCTATGTTCCTCTTCTTCCCGTTACCGGCTGGGGTATTAATGTATATTGTGGTAGCTAACATTTTCCAGACGATTCAAACCGTCATTTTAATGCGGGAACCTTTACCAGAAAATCTCCAAAAATTAGTTGAGCAGCAAGAAAAAACCGAAAAAGGACGAGAAGCACTGCCCTTTGAAAAACGTTCAAAGAAGAAAGAGAAAACATCGGGATAA
- a CDS encoding PH domain-containing protein, which produces MGIKENTFYEGGPHIGDLIINILLGFTVICLPLTVGAIVRAIWLRYRITDRRVSVTGGWMGRDRTDIIYTDIVKIVTVPRGIGLWGDIVITLKNRSRLELRAMPKFREISDYMAQKAADKTGKSVEAIKA; this is translated from the coding sequence ATGGGCATTAAAGAGAATACTTTTTATGAAGGCGGTCCTCACATTGGCGATCTGATCATCAATATTTTACTGGGATTCACGGTTATTTGTTTACCTTTGACCGTCGGAGCAATTGTTCGTGCTATTTGGTTGCGCTATCGTATTACTGATCGTCGAGTTTCAGTCACAGGGGGATGGATGGGACGTGATCGCACGGACATTATCTACACTGATATTGTGAAAATTGTCACAGTCCCTAGAGGCATTGGCCTATGGGGAGATATTGTGATTACACTCAAAAATAGAAGTCGTCTAGAATTGCGTGCTATGCCAAAATTCCGAGAAATTTCTGACTATATGGCCCAAAAAGCTGCCGATAAAACCGGTAAATCTGTAGAAGCAATTAAAGCCTAG
- the rnpA gene encoding ribonuclease P protein component gives MGLPQEHRLKRRQDFQKVYKQGGRYSSPHLIIRTLFEAYLENSIGSQPSCFGISVSQKVSKKAVGRNRLKRLIRKAIRQLLPEIAPGWKVVIVVRAGSLECKYEHFLRELKQLLIKAEIIHGH, from the coding sequence TTGGGATTACCTCAAGAACATCGACTCAAACGCCGACAAGACTTTCAAAAAGTCTATAAACAGGGGGGGCGCTACTCTAGCCCTCATCTAATTATCAGAACCCTGTTTGAGGCGTACCTTGAAAACTCCATAGGGAGTCAACCCAGTTGTTTTGGAATCTCTGTCAGTCAAAAAGTCAGCAAAAAAGCTGTGGGGCGAAATCGTCTTAAACGGCTCATTCGCAAAGCTATTCGTCAACTTCTCCCTGAAATTGCTCCTGGTTGGAAGGTAGTTATCGTGGTCCGTGCCGGATCACTCGAGTGCAAATACGAACATTTTTTGCGAGAATTAAAGCAGTTGTTAATTAAAGCCGAGATAATCCATGGGCATTAA